A genome region from Thermomonospora amylolytica includes the following:
- a CDS encoding fluoride efflux transporter FluC — translation MTAVLVLLGAAVGAPLRYLADQWARSRFGGGFPWGTLGVNVFGSGLLGLLAALPAGPGLMAFAGTGLCGALTTYSTFGYETLRLLEDGARWHALANVAASVTAALAAAAAGAAAAHFIAVLP, via the coding sequence ATGACCGCCGTTCTGGTTCTCCTCGGGGCGGCGGTGGGCGCGCCGCTGCGCTACCTGGCCGACCAGTGGGCGCGGTCCCGTTTCGGCGGCGGGTTCCCGTGGGGCACGCTCGGGGTGAACGTGTTCGGCTCCGGGCTGCTGGGCCTGCTCGCCGCCCTGCCCGCGGGCCCCGGCCTGATGGCGTTCGCCGGCACCGGCCTGTGCGGGGCGCTGACCACCTACTCGACGTTCGGGTACGAGACGCTGCGGCTGCTGGAGGACGGCGCCCGGTGGCACGCGCTGGCCAACGTCGCCGCCTCGGTCACCGCGGCCCTGGCCGCGGCCGCCGCCGGAGCAGCCGCCGCCCACTTCATCGCAGTCTTGCCCTAG
- a CDS encoding DUF3040 domain-containing protein, translating to MRLTRHERAALHRIETQLGRADPELAWRLRTFEPADAAEDAPVSWRPPRVAVAVAAAIVAVMVFFLAVIVLSVNQPCSPAPGRADAPATTGPRTC from the coding sequence ATGCGGTTGACCAGGCATGAACGGGCCGCGCTGCACCGGATCGAGACGCAACTGGGCCGGGCCGATCCCGAGCTGGCCTGGCGGCTGCGCACCTTCGAGCCCGCGGACGCGGCCGAGGACGCTCCGGTCTCCTGGCGGCCGCCGCGTGTCGCGGTGGCCGTGGCCGCGGCGATCGTCGCGGTGATGGTCTTCTTCCTCGCCGTGATCGTCCTGTCGGTGAACCAGCCCTGCTCCCCCGCCCCGGGCCGGGCCGACGCCCCCGCCACCACCGGCCCGCGCACCTGCTGA
- a CDS encoding CBS domain-containing protein, which yields MARKIREIMTGSPVCVSPDVDLGQVARRMRDENIGDVLVTDGDTLRGVVTDRDLVVRCMAEGGDPSSTRVGDIASSADVTVGPDDDLGTAVHLMREKSVRRLPVVENGKPVGIVSIGDLAIERDEKSALADISAASPNR from the coding sequence ATGGCCCGCAAGATCCGCGAGATCATGACCGGTTCGCCCGTCTGCGTCTCCCCCGACGTCGACCTGGGGCAGGTCGCCCGGCGCATGCGCGACGAGAACATCGGCGACGTCCTGGTGACCGATGGCGACACGCTGCGCGGCGTGGTCACCGACCGCGACCTCGTGGTGCGGTGCATGGCCGAGGGCGGCGACCCGTCCTCCACCAGGGTCGGCGACATCGCCAGCAGCGCCGACGTCACCGTCGGGCCCGACGACGACCTGGGCACCGCGGTGCACCTGATGCGCGAGAAGTCCGTGCGCCGGCTGCCCGTCGTCGAGAACGGCAAGCCCGTCGGGATCGTGTCGATCGGCGACCTGGCGATCGAGCGGGACGAGAAGTCCGCGCTCGCCGACATCAGCGCCGCCTCCCCCAACCGGTGA
- a CDS encoding response regulator, whose translation MIEVLLADDQRLVRAGFRSILEDEDDITVVGEAADGEQAVAACRELRPDVVLMDIRMPGVDGLAAARRIAADPRLADVRVVILTTFDLDDYVYGALRAGAAGFLVKDTEPEELIHAVRVAARGDALISPSVTRRLIAEFAARVRAPRPDPRLNALTEREREVMRLVAAGLSNDEIAARLVLSPATAKTHVSRIMTKLAVRDRSQLVVLAYESGLVSPGWLAG comes from the coding sequence ATGATCGAGGTCCTGCTGGCCGACGACCAGCGGCTGGTCCGCGCCGGGTTCCGGTCGATCCTGGAGGACGAGGACGACATCACGGTGGTCGGCGAGGCCGCCGACGGGGAGCAGGCCGTGGCCGCCTGCCGCGAGCTGCGGCCGGACGTGGTGCTGATGGACATCCGGATGCCGGGGGTGGACGGGCTGGCGGCGGCCCGCCGGATCGCCGCCGACCCGCGCCTGGCGGACGTGCGGGTCGTCATCCTGACCACGTTCGACCTGGACGACTACGTGTACGGGGCGCTGCGCGCCGGGGCCGCCGGCTTCCTGGTCAAGGACACCGAGCCCGAGGAGCTGATCCACGCGGTGCGGGTGGCGGCCCGCGGCGACGCGCTGATCAGCCCGTCGGTCACCCGCCGGCTGATCGCCGAGTTCGCCGCCCGGGTGCGCGCCCCGCGTCCCGACCCGCGGCTGAACGCCCTGACCGAACGTGAGCGCGAGGTGATGCGGCTGGTGGCGGCGGGCCTGAGCAACGACGAGATCGCCGCCCGCCTGGTGCTCAGCCCCGCCACCGCCAAGACCCACGTCAGCCGGATCATGACCAAGCTGGCGGTGCGCGACCGCTCCCAGCTGGTGGTGCTGGCGTACGAGTCCGGCCTGGTCAGTCCCGGCTGGCTGGCGGGCTGA
- a CDS encoding sensor histidine kinase, with product MTSGGTTRLRLPRGRAADAALAAAVFVVSATGTLRAFVGEPGESWAVTVLGCVLITVACAALYLRRRHPVAVGTLVFAATGAYYLTSVYDGPLMIALMVALYTAAAAGRLQAAVALAALTLIGVGAGTLAGNHEINGIALFMLAGWLVAVVALGWVAHSRHAYVREARERAAGQERLRIARELHDVVGHHMSLINVQASAALHRIGRDPAQAEEALGAIKESSREALRELRATLGVLRQADEDVPVAPPPGLARLEELVRAAEQAGLRVRTRTTGDAGPLPVEVDLAAYRIVQESLTNVARHARARTVTVRLDRGPDAVTVEVADDGDGPAHGAPGSGITGMRERARALGGELTAGPRPGGGFAVRARLPHRGEAVPRS from the coding sequence ATGACCTCAGGCGGCACCACCCGGTTGCGGCTGCCGCGCGGGCGCGCGGCGGACGCGGCGCTGGCCGCCGCCGTCTTCGTCGTGTCGGCCACCGGCACCCTCCGGGCGTTCGTCGGCGAGCCGGGCGAGTCCTGGGCGGTCACCGTCCTGGGCTGCGTCCTGATCACCGTGGCGTGCGCGGCGCTGTACCTGCGCCGCCGGCATCCGGTGGCCGTCGGGACGCTGGTGTTCGCCGCCACCGGCGCGTACTACCTCACCAGCGTCTACGACGGGCCGCTGATGATCGCGCTGATGGTGGCGCTGTACACGGCCGCGGCGGCGGGCCGGTTGCAGGCGGCGGTCGCGCTGGCCGCGCTGACCCTGATCGGCGTGGGCGCCGGCACCCTGGCGGGCAACCACGAGATCAACGGCATCGCGCTGTTCATGCTGGCCGGCTGGCTGGTCGCGGTGGTGGCGCTCGGGTGGGTCGCGCACAGCCGCCACGCCTACGTCCGCGAGGCGCGGGAACGGGCCGCCGGACAGGAGCGGCTGCGGATCGCCCGGGAGCTGCACGACGTGGTCGGTCACCACATGTCGCTGATCAACGTGCAGGCCAGCGCGGCGCTGCACCGGATCGGGCGGGACCCTGCGCAGGCCGAGGAGGCGCTCGGCGCGATCAAGGAGTCCAGCCGGGAGGCGCTGCGGGAGCTGCGCGCCACCCTCGGGGTGCTGCGGCAGGCCGACGAGGACGTCCCCGTCGCGCCGCCGCCGGGGCTGGCCAGGCTGGAGGAGCTGGTCCGGGCCGCCGAGCAGGCGGGCCTGCGGGTGCGCACGCGGACCACCGGGGACGCCGGGCCGCTGCCGGTCGAGGTGGACCTGGCCGCGTACCGGATCGTGCAGGAGTCGCTGACCAACGTCGCCCGGCACGCCCGCGCCCGTACCGTCACCGTCCGCCTGGACCGCGGGCCGGACGCGGTGACGGTGGAGGTCGCCGACGACGGCGACGGCCCCGCCCACGGCGCGCCCGGCAGCGGGATCACCGGCATGCGGGAGCGGGCGCGGGCGCTGGGCGGCGAGCTGACCGCCGGTCCCCGGCCGGGCGGCGGGTTCGCGGTCCGGGCCCGGCTGCCGCATCGCGGCGAAGCGGTCCCCCGGTCATGA
- a CDS encoding MMPL family transporter produces MSSTRGTAPPAGPTEPAAVRGAPRTGLFGRLAAWSQRRRWGALLLWVLVVAAITVGSQAAGSDYRNDFSLPGTDSQAAADLLTEHGSPQAGDSVQIVVHSEAGLTGVRDRVEPMLQRVRGLPGVADVRSPYADASAISRDGTIGYATVTLEGKAEQVPAEDVTRIIDTAEAAETGGLRVELGGDAIRAVAESEEGGSAEGAGMLAALVVLVLLFGSLVAAALPLVTALFAVGGAVGLIALASHVFTVADFTPPIMMLVGLGVGVDYALLIFYRYRHELTAGADRAAAARIALDAAGRTVFFAGCTVIIALLGLVALGLGALQGVALAVALTVLVTMAASLTLLPALLAVFGGRIERNVRRRAARAEAKGRVEGARWRAMATAVQRRPLPALLAAVAALLALSAPALDMRLGFADAGNDAPSSTHRQAYDLLAEGFGPGFNGPLVVVAQGGEPAARHLQAALTRTDGVAAATPPLPSGDGAVFTVIAFPETAPQDEATGDLVHTLRSDVLPSLAERTGGTYLVGGPTAAAQDFADTVAERMPLFVAIVVGLSSLLLMAVFRSLLIPLKAALLNLLSIAAALGAITLVFQHGLLGAQPGPIEAFIPVMIFAIVFGLSMDYEVFLVSRIHEEWERDADHRRAVREGLAATGKVITAAAAIMIVVFAAFILSPSRMLQQFGLGLAVAILLDAVVIRCLIVPAVMQLLGRRAWWLPSPLARLLPKVALERPS; encoded by the coding sequence ATGTCTTCGACGCGCGGCACGGCCCCGCCGGCCGGGCCCACCGAGCCCGCGGCGGTGCGGGGCGCCCCCCGCACCGGTCTGTTCGGGCGGCTGGCCGCCTGGTCGCAGCGGCGCCGCTGGGGCGCGCTGCTGCTGTGGGTGCTGGTGGTGGCCGCCATCACCGTCGGCTCCCAGGCGGCCGGCAGCGACTACCGCAACGACTTCTCGCTGCCCGGCACCGACTCGCAGGCCGCCGCCGACCTGCTGACCGAGCACGGCTCGCCGCAGGCTGGCGACAGCGTGCAGATCGTCGTGCACAGCGAGGCCGGGCTGACCGGCGTGCGCGACCGCGTCGAGCCGATGCTCCAGCGGGTGCGCGGGCTGCCCGGGGTCGCCGACGTGCGCAGCCCGTACGCCGACGCCTCGGCGATCTCCCGCGACGGGACCATCGGCTACGCCACCGTCACCCTCGAGGGCAAGGCCGAGCAGGTGCCCGCCGAGGACGTCACCCGGATCATCGACACCGCCGAGGCCGCCGAGACCGGCGGGCTGCGGGTCGAGCTGGGCGGCGACGCGATCCGGGCGGTCGCCGAGTCCGAGGAGGGCGGGTCGGCCGAGGGCGCGGGGATGCTGGCCGCGCTGGTGGTGCTGGTGCTGCTGTTCGGCTCGCTGGTGGCGGCGGCGCTGCCGCTGGTCACCGCGTTGTTCGCGGTGGGCGGCGCGGTCGGGCTGATCGCGCTGGCCTCGCACGTGTTCACGGTCGCCGACTTCACCCCGCCGATCATGATGCTGGTGGGGCTGGGCGTCGGCGTGGACTACGCGCTGCTGATCTTCTACCGGTACCGGCACGAGCTGACCGCCGGGGCCGACCGCGCCGCCGCCGCCCGGATCGCGCTGGACGCGGCGGGCCGGACGGTGTTCTTCGCCGGCTGCACCGTGATCATCGCACTGCTCGGGCTGGTGGCGCTGGGCCTGGGCGCGCTGCAGGGCGTGGCGCTGGCGGTGGCGCTGACCGTGCTGGTGACCATGGCCGCCTCGCTCACCCTGCTGCCGGCGCTGCTGGCGGTGTTCGGCGGGCGCATCGAACGCAACGTCCGCAGGCGCGCCGCCAGGGCCGAGGCCAAGGGCCGGGTCGAGGGCGCGCGCTGGCGGGCGATGGCCACGGCCGTGCAGCGCCGCCCGCTGCCCGCCCTGCTCGCCGCCGTCGCCGCCCTGCTGGCGCTGTCGGCCCCGGCGCTGGACATGCGGCTGGGCTTCGCCGACGCGGGCAACGACGCCCCCTCCTCCACCCACCGCCAGGCCTACGACCTGCTGGCCGAGGGGTTCGGGCCGGGCTTCAACGGCCCGCTCGTCGTGGTCGCCCAGGGCGGCGAGCCCGCCGCACGGCACCTGCAGGCGGCCCTGACCCGGACGGACGGCGTCGCCGCGGCCACCCCGCCGCTGCCCTCCGGGGACGGGGCCGTGTTCACCGTGATCGCGTTCCCCGAGACCGCCCCGCAGGACGAGGCCACCGGCGACCTGGTGCACACGCTCCGCTCGGACGTGCTGCCGTCGCTGGCCGAACGCACCGGCGGCACCTACCTGGTCGGCGGGCCGACCGCCGCCGCCCAGGACTTCGCCGACACGGTGGCGGAACGGATGCCGCTGTTCGTGGCGATCGTGGTGGGGCTGTCGTCGCTGCTGCTGATGGCGGTGTTCCGGTCGCTGCTGATCCCGCTCAAGGCGGCGCTGCTGAACCTGCTGTCCATCGCGGCGGCGCTGGGCGCGATCACGCTGGTCTTCCAGCACGGCCTGCTCGGGGCGCAGCCCGGCCCGATCGAGGCGTTCATCCCGGTGATGATCTTCGCGATCGTGTTCGGGCTGTCGATGGACTACGAGGTGTTCCTGGTCTCCCGGATCCACGAGGAGTGGGAGCGGGACGCGGACCACCGGCGGGCGGTCCGCGAGGGCCTGGCCGCCACCGGCAAGGTGATCACCGCGGCGGCGGCGATCATGATCGTGGTGTTCGCCGCGTTCATCCTCAGCCCGAGCCGGATGCTGCAGCAGTTCGGCCTCGGCCTGGCGGTGGCGATCCTGCTGGACGCGGTGGTGATCCGCTGCCTGATCGTGCCCGCGGTGATGCAGCTGCTCGGCCGCCGCGCCTGGTGGCTGCCGTCCCCGCTGGCCCGCCTCCTGCCCAAGGTCGCCCTGGAACGCCCGTCCTGA
- a CDS encoding TetR/AcrR family transcriptional regulator, with amino-acid sequence MPKQAAEKAQIVEAAYRCLADTDGATASITDILATAGLSTRAFYRHFQSKDGLLLTMFREDADRVMQELRAMIAAAPTPAEALRALMHGMLRLTADPSRRRRVLVLTSQEAQRARGYAAERARFLAVQDSVIAGILRAGLADGSFPRAEPESDSRFIRAALGHAFEAQMQQTTPLRPEEAADQVTDFALRALGARPA; translated from the coding sequence GTGCCGAAGCAGGCCGCCGAGAAGGCGCAGATCGTGGAGGCCGCCTACCGATGCCTGGCCGACACCGATGGCGCGACCGCCTCCATCACCGACATCCTCGCCACCGCGGGCCTGTCCACCCGGGCCTTCTACCGGCACTTCCAGTCCAAGGACGGGCTGCTGCTGACCATGTTCCGCGAGGACGCCGACCGGGTGATGCAGGAGCTGCGGGCCATGATCGCCGCCGCGCCCACCCCCGCCGAGGCGCTGCGCGCCCTGATGCACGGGATGCTCCGGCTCACCGCCGACCCCTCGCGGCGGCGGCGCGTGCTGGTGCTGACCTCGCAGGAGGCCCAGCGGGCGCGCGGGTACGCCGCCGAACGGGCCCGGTTCCTGGCCGTCCAGGACTCGGTCATCGCCGGCATCCTGCGCGCCGGGCTGGCCGACGGCTCGTTCCCCCGGGCCGAGCCCGAGTCCGACTCCCGCTTCATCCGCGCCGCGCTGGGCCATGCCTTCGAGGCGCAGATGCAGCAGACGACCCCCCTGCGTCCCGAGGAGGCCGCCGACCAGGTCACCGACTTCGCCCTGCGCGCCTTGGGAGCCCGCCCCGCCTGA
- a CDS encoding enoyl-CoA hydratase/isomerase family protein yields the protein MQTSAPHRVGTVRLLAGRERPADQDRPDRIGRWLEERGPRPLPPESAEPVLARREGDRLLITLNRPERRNAYCRQVRDALVDALRVALLDDGIARVVLGGAGPSFCSGGDLDEFGTAPDLATAHFIRTRAGAGRLLHRLGPRVQARVHGACVGAGIELPAFAATVVADPETVFRLPEVGMGLVPGAGGTVSIPRRIGRWRTLHLALTGRPLPAPAALAWGLVDRVEPVSPG from the coding sequence ATGCAGACCAGTGCACCGCACCGGGTTGGAACGGTCCGCCTCCTAGCGGGCCGCGAGCGCCCCGCCGACCAGGACCGCCCGGACCGGATCGGCCGCTGGCTGGAGGAACGGGGTCCGCGCCCGCTGCCGCCGGAGTCCGCCGAGCCGGTGCTGGCCCGCCGCGAGGGGGACCGGCTGCTGATCACGCTGAACCGTCCGGAACGCCGCAACGCCTACTGCCGCCAGGTCCGCGACGCGCTCGTCGACGCGCTGCGCGTGGCGCTCCTGGACGACGGCATCGCCCGGGTGGTGCTCGGCGGGGCGGGGCCGTCGTTCTGCTCGGGCGGCGACCTGGACGAGTTCGGCACCGCGCCGGACCTGGCCACCGCCCACTTCATCCGGACCCGCGCGGGGGCGGGCCGCCTGCTGCACCGGCTCGGCCCGCGCGTCCAGGCCCGCGTGCACGGAGCGTGCGTCGGCGCGGGGATCGAGCTGCCCGCCTTCGCCGCGACGGTGGTGGCCGATCCGGAGACGGTGTTCCGGCTGCCCGAGGTCGGGATGGGGCTGGTCCCCGGCGCGGGCGGCACCGTCAGCATCCCGCGCCGCATCGGACGCTGGCGGACCCTGCACCTGGCGCTGACCGGCCGTCCGCTGCCCGCGCCCGCCGCGCTGGCGTGGGGGCTGGTGGACCGGGTGGAGCCGGTCAGCCCCGGCTGA
- a CDS encoding Ppx/GppA phosphatase family protein, whose protein sequence is MRTGVLDIGSNSAHLLVVDLMAGLPPLPVGTVKCPTRLAEAIGPDGTIEEPAVGRLVAAVRQAVEEARELEVDELVVFATSAVRDAANATEILGRIERACGVRPGFLSGEAEARLTFHAVRAWYGWSAGGILLADIGGGSLELAYGRAALGGAEPQVAMSLPLGAGRLTRRFLPDDPPRRKDLRRLRRRVEAKLERRLPVLREAVAEVPDRPLLAVATSRTFTQLAVLTGAPRASAGPYARRTLDRADLRAQIPRLARRPAERRARMRGVSRPRARQIVAGAIVAERVMAALDLTRVEICPWALREGVALHRLLALTDPEHADRTVLTDLLQPMPDPGGRRRRHLAVLG, encoded by the coding sequence ATGCGTACGGGTGTGCTGGACATCGGGTCGAACTCGGCCCATCTGCTGGTGGTGGATCTGATGGCAGGGCTGCCGCCGTTGCCGGTGGGGACGGTGAAGTGCCCGACGCGGCTGGCGGAGGCGATCGGGCCGGACGGGACGATCGAGGAGCCGGCGGTGGGGCGGCTGGTCGCGGCGGTGCGGCAGGCGGTGGAGGAGGCCCGCGAGCTGGAGGTGGACGAGCTGGTCGTGTTCGCCACCTCGGCGGTGCGGGACGCCGCCAACGCCACCGAGATCCTCGGCCGGATCGAGCGGGCGTGCGGGGTGCGGCCGGGGTTCCTGAGCGGGGAGGCCGAGGCGCGGCTGACGTTCCACGCGGTGCGCGCCTGGTACGGGTGGTCGGCCGGGGGGATCCTGCTGGCCGACATCGGCGGCGGGTCGCTGGAGCTGGCGTACGGGCGCGCCGCGCTGGGCGGCGCGGAGCCGCAGGTGGCGATGTCGCTGCCGCTGGGCGCCGGGCGGCTGACCCGCCGGTTCCTGCCCGACGACCCGCCGCGCCGCAAGGACCTGCGCAGGCTGCGCCGCCGGGTGGAGGCCAAGCTGGAACGCCGGCTGCCGGTGCTGCGCGAGGCCGTCGCGGAGGTCCCCGACCGGCCGCTGCTGGCGGTCGCCACCTCCCGCACGTTCACCCAGCTGGCCGTGCTCACCGGCGCGCCCAGGGCGTCGGCCGGCCCGTACGCCCGCCGCACCCTGGACCGGGCGGACCTGCGGGCGCAGATCCCCCGGCTGGCCAGGCGCCCGGCCGAGCGGCGGGCCAGGATGCGGGGCGTCTCCCGGCCGCGCGCCCGCCAGATCGTCGCGGGCGCGATCGTGGCCGAACGCGTCATGGCGGCGCTCGACCTGACCCGGGTGGAGATCTGCCCGTGGGCGCTGCGGGAGGGCGTGGCGCTGCACCGGCTGCTGGCCCTCACCGACCCCGAGCACGCCGACCGCACCGTGCTGACCGACCTGCTCCAGCCCATGCCCGACCCGGGCGGCCGGCGGCGCCGTCATCTCGCGGTGCTCGGCTGA
- a CDS encoding HNH endonuclease family protein gives MRRSLAAAALAVLPALAVPALATPAEATPPNIPSASTAASRLAALTVRAESNHSSYDRSLFPHWITISGTCNTRETVLKRDGVNVVTDSACYPTSGSWYSPYDGATWYQASDVDIDHMVPLAEAWSSGAHAWTTSQRQQYANDLGGPELWAVTDDVNQAKGDKDPAEWQPPRAAFRCTYARAWIQVKWYWNLSVDSAEKSALTAMLNTC, from the coding sequence ATGCGCCGATCGCTCGCCGCGGCCGCCCTGGCCGTGCTCCCCGCGCTCGCCGTCCCCGCCCTGGCCACCCCGGCCGAGGCCACCCCGCCCAACATCCCGTCCGCGTCGACCGCCGCGTCCCGGCTCGCCGCGCTGACCGTGCGCGCCGAGTCCAACCACTCCTCCTACGACCGCTCCCTGTTCCCGCACTGGATCACCATCTCCGGCACCTGCAACACCCGCGAGACGGTGCTCAAGCGCGACGGCGTGAACGTGGTGACCGACTCGGCCTGCTACCCGACCTCCGGCTCCTGGTACTCCCCGTACGACGGCGCCACCTGGTACCAGGCGTCCGACGTCGACATCGACCACATGGTGCCGCTGGCCGAGGCGTGGTCCTCCGGCGCCCACGCCTGGACGACCTCGCAGCGGCAGCAGTACGCCAACGACCTCGGCGGCCCCGAACTGTGGGCCGTCACCGACGACGTCAACCAGGCCAAGGGCGACAAGGACCCGGCCGAGTGGCAGCCGCCGCGCGCCGCGTTCCGCTGCACCTACGCCCGCGCCTGGATCCAGGTGAAGTGGTACTGGAACCTCAGCGTCGACAGCGCCGAGAAGAGCGCCCTGACCGCCATGCTCAACACCTGCTGA
- a CDS encoding protein kinase domain-containing protein, with the protein MDGGSAGAGRSAAARPHRLLGRLGAGGMGVVYLGRSRAGRLVAVKVIRERFAADPRYRARFRREVAAARRVTGAFTAPVLDADPDAATPWLATAYLPGLSLRDAIARYGPLPPESVRALAAGLAEALAAVHRAGVVHRDLKPANVMLTAAGPRVIDFGIARPEDAGDLTRVGATLGTPGFMAPEQIEADGPVGPAADVFTYGAVLAYAATGTEPFGTGDARARRLRVKEVRADLDGVTEPWLLELVTSCLRKDPRDRPPAEDLVRRLAVPEGPPLEGTGWLPPPIAEEIDRRAAEEDRPPAPADGLLGRRRLIAVVGTGAVTAVVAGVPLLGRGTDRDDGRPRRSSAPRASAVPPPQPVPRWRTKVSDDQPALHVADGVILAEAADEVRALDPRTGRVLWERPAPLPVAVGGNTAYLATNVNPVLTAVRAGSGEVLWSHRVPFGSFAFRQAAAGSLLCSGGTGRLRGLDAGTGRQRWTAGVDAEHGLAAAEGVVVALSETEMTGLDARDGRRKWSYRLDNAWNLRVGHGLAFACGQDAWHAVRLQDGKAAWRRPNGGTGFGCELGGGNVYLSKYDGTVIALRAATGEAVWSRRIGRGEGAGYGHANSLGLSGDRLYVGGTDRRVYALDAAGGRVLWSYGADSNLTDGPVGLAGLVFVGTRDGHVLALAPPSGEAARPGGSGATP; encoded by the coding sequence GTGGACGGTGGATCCGCTGGAGCCGGGAGATCCGCGGCGGCTCGGCCCCACCGGCTGCTGGGCAGGCTGGGCGCCGGCGGCATGGGCGTGGTCTACCTGGGCCGTTCGCGCGCCGGGCGGCTCGTCGCGGTCAAGGTCATCCGGGAGCGCTTCGCCGCCGACCCCCGCTACCGGGCGCGGTTCCGCCGCGAGGTGGCGGCCGCCCGCCGGGTGACCGGCGCGTTTACCGCCCCGGTGCTGGACGCCGACCCGGACGCCGCGACGCCCTGGCTGGCGACCGCCTACCTGCCGGGCCTGTCGCTGCGGGACGCGATCGCCCGGTACGGGCCGCTGCCCCCGGAGTCGGTGCGGGCGCTGGCGGCCGGGCTGGCCGAGGCGCTGGCCGCCGTGCACCGGGCCGGGGTGGTCCACCGCGACCTCAAACCGGCGAACGTGATGCTGACCGCCGCCGGGCCCCGGGTGATCGACTTCGGGATCGCCCGCCCGGAGGACGCCGGCGACCTCACCCGCGTCGGCGCGACCCTCGGCACCCCGGGATTCATGGCCCCGGAGCAGATCGAGGCCGACGGGCCCGTGGGACCCGCCGCCGACGTCTTCACCTACGGCGCCGTGCTGGCGTACGCGGCGACCGGCACCGAGCCGTTCGGGACCGGCGACGCGCGCGCCCGGCGGCTCCGCGTCAAGGAGGTCCGGGCCGACCTCGACGGCGTCACCGAACCGTGGCTGCTCGAGCTGGTCACCTCCTGCCTGCGCAAGGACCCGCGGGACCGGCCCCCGGCCGAGGACCTGGTGCGGCGGCTGGCCGTGCCGGAGGGCCCGCCGCTGGAGGGCACCGGCTGGCTGCCGCCCCCGATCGCCGAGGAGATCGACCGCCGCGCCGCCGAGGAGGACCGGCCGCCGGCGCCGGCCGATGGCCTGCTGGGCCGCCGGAGGCTGATCGCCGTGGTGGGGACCGGCGCGGTGACCGCGGTGGTGGCGGGCGTGCCGCTGCTGGGGCGGGGCACCGATCGCGACGACGGCAGGCCCCGGCGGTCGTCGGCTCCGCGGGCGTCGGCGGTGCCGCCGCCCCAGCCGGTGCCGCGCTGGAGGACCAAGGTGAGCGACGACCAGCCCGCCCTGCACGTCGCGGACGGGGTGATCCTGGCGGAGGCGGCCGACGAGGTCCGTGCGCTGGATCCGCGCACCGGCCGGGTGCTGTGGGAACGGCCCGCCCCGCTGCCCGTTGCCGTCGGCGGGAACACGGCCTATCTGGCCACGAACGTCAATCCGGTGCTGACGGCCGTGCGCGCGGGGTCGGGGGAGGTCCTGTGGAGCCACCGGGTGCCGTTCGGGTCGTTCGCCTTCCGGCAGGCGGCCGCCGGGTCGCTGCTCTGCAGCGGCGGCACCGGCCGGCTCAGGGGACTGGACGCCGGCACCGGCAGGCAGCGGTGGACCGCCGGCGTCGACGCCGAGCACGGGCTCGCCGCCGCCGAGGGCGTCGTGGTGGCGCTCTCCGAGACGGAGATGACCGGACTGGACGCCCGCGACGGCCGGAGGAAGTGGTCGTATCGGCTCGACAACGCCTGGAACCTGCGCGTCGGCCACGGACTGGCGTTCGCCTGCGGCCAGGACGCCTGGCACGCGGTGCGCCTGCAGGACGGGAAGGCCGCCTGGCGCAGGCCGAACGGCGGGACGGGCTTCGGCTGCGAGCTGGGCGGCGGGAACGTCTACCTCAGCAAGTACGACGGGACGGTCATCGCCCTCCGTGCCGCGACCGGGGAGGCGGTGTGGTCGCGCCGGATCGGCCGCGGCGAGGGAGCCGGCTACGGCCACGCCAACTCCCTCGGCCTGTCCGGCGACCGGCTGTACGTGGGGGGCACCGACCGCAGGGTGTACGCGCTGGACGCCGCCGGCGGGCGGGTCCTGTGGTCGTACGGTGCGGACTCCAACCTGACCGACGGGCCGGTGGGCCTCGCCGGGCTGGTGTTCGTCGGCACCAGGGACGGCCACGTGCTGGCCCTGGCCCCGCCCTCCGGCGAAGCCGCTCGACCGGGAGGCTCGGGTGCGACCCCTTGA